Proteins encoded together in one Streptomyces sp. B1I3 window:
- a CDS encoding AAA family ATPase produces the protein MQAEQEFVRRVHERVDVLRGAAAQHVEDALTPVGTGLQARLERDVLVAERSGLLAALNAVDGSLCFGRIDLSDGTAHHIGRVGIREDDAEHTPLLIDWRAPVARPFYLATGYTPMGLRRRRHITTEGRRVTELHDEILDLGDRERSGFEDPSGDAVLLAALGAARTGRMGDIVRTIQAEQDRIIRAPHRGVLVVEGGPGTGKTAVALHRAAFLLYEHRELLAKRAVLVVGPNPAFLRYIGEVLPALGETGVMLATQAELFPGVYARGTDTPRAAAVKGGEDMAEALALAVRDRQRLPEPGDPVVVPHDDGDLVLDWEIAYEARQAARDTRLPHNLARPYFAFHIIDALTAQLAERIGADPYGGPNFLGPDDIAQLGKAVAASEEVHAAVADLWPTLTPEEFLGDYLSEPVYLPAEDAEAIRRTPGGAQWTPADVPLLDEAAELLGADDSAERAAAEAGRQERIAYAQGVLELSRGSETYEFEDEESEVLSAHDIVDAERMAERHEESDHRSAAERAAADRTWAFGHIIVDEAQELSPMAWRLLMRRAPTRSLTLVGDPAQTSEEAGVGSWERILRPYVGDRFEHVRLGVNYRTPAEIMELAAKVVRAEDPSFEPPGSVRSTGEVPWTLDAGEDLAGAVARAVGELTPEEGRLAVIAPRDLHEEIAAPLPGVTAGDAPDLTLPVVLLDPRGAKGLEFDHVLVVEPARYGTSDLYVALTRATQRLGIVHREPLPEALR, from the coding sequence CTGCAGGCGGAACAGGAATTCGTCCGGCGGGTCCACGAGCGTGTCGACGTGCTGCGCGGAGCGGCCGCGCAGCACGTCGAGGACGCCTTGACGCCGGTCGGGACCGGTCTGCAGGCGCGCCTGGAACGCGACGTGCTGGTCGCCGAGCGTTCAGGTCTGCTGGCAGCGCTCAATGCGGTGGACGGCTCACTGTGTTTCGGCCGTATCGACCTTTCGGACGGCACCGCGCACCATATCGGCCGGGTCGGAATCCGCGAGGACGACGCCGAGCACACGCCTCTTCTGATCGACTGGCGGGCGCCGGTCGCCCGTCCCTTCTATCTCGCGACCGGGTACACGCCCATGGGGCTGCGCCGGCGCAGGCACATCACCACCGAGGGCCGCCGGGTGACCGAGCTGCACGACGAGATCCTCGACCTGGGTGACCGCGAGCGCAGCGGCTTCGAGGACCCCAGCGGCGACGCCGTACTGCTCGCCGCGCTCGGCGCCGCCCGCACCGGCCGCATGGGCGACATCGTGCGCACCATCCAGGCGGAGCAGGACCGCATCATCCGCGCCCCGCACCGCGGTGTGCTCGTCGTCGAGGGCGGCCCCGGTACGGGCAAGACGGCGGTCGCGCTGCACCGGGCGGCCTTCCTGCTCTACGAACACCGTGAACTGCTCGCCAAGCGCGCCGTCCTGGTCGTGGGCCCCAACCCCGCCTTCCTGCGCTACATCGGCGAGGTGCTGCCGGCGCTCGGTGAGACGGGCGTCATGCTGGCCACGCAGGCCGAGCTCTTCCCCGGGGTGTACGCCCGTGGCACCGACACGCCCCGCGCCGCCGCCGTCAAGGGCGGTGAGGACATGGCGGAGGCCCTCGCCCTCGCCGTGCGCGACCGCCAGCGGCTGCCCGAGCCGGGGGACCCCGTGGTCGTCCCCCACGACGACGGGGACCTCGTGCTGGACTGGGAGATCGCCTACGAGGCACGGCAGGCGGCCCGCGACACCCGTCTGCCGCACAATCTCGCCCGTCCGTACTTCGCCTTCCACATCATCGACGCCCTCACCGCGCAGCTCGCGGAGCGCATCGGGGCCGACCCGTACGGGGGCCCCAACTTCCTGGGGCCCGACGACATCGCCCAGCTCGGCAAGGCCGTCGCCGCGAGCGAGGAGGTGCATGCCGCCGTCGCGGACCTGTGGCCCACGCTCACCCCTGAGGAGTTCCTCGGCGACTACCTGTCCGAGCCGGTGTACCTGCCGGCCGAGGACGCCGAGGCGATCCGGCGCACGCCCGGCGGGGCGCAGTGGACACCCGCCGACGTCCCGCTGCTCGACGAGGCGGCCGAACTGCTCGGCGCCGACGACAGCGCCGAGCGGGCCGCCGCCGAGGCCGGGCGCCAGGAGCGGATCGCCTACGCCCAGGGTGTGCTGGAGCTTTCGAGGGGATCGGAGACGTACGAGTTCGAGGACGAGGAGTCCGAGGTCCTCTCCGCCCACGACATCGTCGACGCCGAGCGGATGGCGGAGCGGCACGAGGAGTCCGATCACCGCAGCGCGGCCGAGCGGGCCGCCGCCGACCGGACGTGGGCCTTCGGGCACATCATCGTGGACGAGGCCCAGGAGCTGTCCCCGATGGCGTGGCGCCTGCTGATGCGACGGGCACCGACCCGCTCACTGACCCTGGTCGGCGATCCGGCGCAGACCTCCGAGGAGGCCGGTGTGGGCTCGTGGGAGCGCATTTTGCGGCCGTACGTCGGTGACCGCTTCGAGCACGTCAGGCTCGGGGTCAACTACCGCACGCCCGCCGAGATCATGGAGCTGGCCGCCAAGGTCGTCCGGGCCGAGGACCCCTCCTTCGAACCGCCCGGCTCGGTGCGGTCCACCGGTGAGGTGCCGTGGACGCTGGACGCGGGTGAGGACCTGGCCGGCGCGGTGGCGCGGGCCGTCGGGGAGCTGACGCCCGAGGAGGGGCGCCTCGCGGTGATCGCACCGCGCGACCTGCATGAAGAGATCGCCGCCCCGCTCCCGGGTGTCACGGCCGGTGACGCTCCAGACCTCACCCTTCCGGTGGTGCTGCTCGACCCGCGCGGGGCCAAGGGGCTGGAGTTCGACCACGTCCTCGTGGTGGAGCCGGCCCGGTACGGGACCAGTGATCTGTACGTGGCGCTGACCCGTGCCACGCAGCGCCTCGGGATCGTCCACCGCGAGCCGTTGCCCGAAGCGTTGCGCTGA
- a CDS encoding ferredoxin: MRAVTWTTEVDRGLCMGSGMCSGIAPELYRLDDTDRARPVNDRIPRDERALDAADSCPASAILVRDGERLVGPRP; the protein is encoded by the coding sequence GTGAGGGCCGTGACCTGGACGACGGAGGTCGACCGCGGGCTCTGCATGGGGTCGGGCATGTGCAGCGGCATCGCACCCGAGCTGTACCGACTGGACGACACGGACCGGGCGCGACCCGTGAACGACCGCATTCCCCGGGACGAGCGCGCGCTGGACGCCGCGGACTCCTGTCCCGCCTCGGCGATCCTCGTCAGGGACGGGGAACGGCTGGTCGGGCCGCGCCCCTGA
- a CDS encoding cytochrome P450 has translation MTATAEQTPVPYPFNEPAGLGLADAYQEALGRPGLMRVRMTYGEPAWLATRYADARLVLGDRRFSRAEALRHDEPRQSEGRRDSGILSMDPPGHTRLRTLVAKAFTVHQVEKLRPAVRELAHGLLDAMETQGQPADLVEHYALPIPVAVICRMLGVPEEDRPKFRVWSDAALSTSSLTAAEFQRSREELQAYMGRLIEEHRRHPEADLMTGLIEARDTGDRLSEQELVDLCVGILVAGHETTATQIPNFVHVLLDHPGQLELLRQRPGLIRGAVEELLRFVPLGSGASFPRYATQDVEVGGTLVRAGEPVLVAVGAANRDALKFDGAGRLDVTRSGVQHLGFGHGVHHCLGAPLARLELQEALEALLVRFPGLHLAGDVAWKDQMLVRGPREMPVGW, from the coding sequence ATGACGGCCACGGCCGAACAGACGCCCGTTCCCTACCCCTTCAACGAACCGGCCGGGCTGGGGCTGGCAGACGCCTACCAGGAGGCCCTGGGACGGCCCGGGCTGATGCGCGTGCGGATGACGTACGGCGAACCCGCGTGGCTGGCCACCCGCTACGCCGACGCCCGCCTCGTCCTCGGCGACCGGCGCTTCAGCCGGGCCGAGGCTCTGCGTCACGACGAACCCCGCCAGTCGGAAGGCCGCCGGGACAGCGGCATCCTGAGCATGGACCCTCCGGGGCACACCCGCCTGCGCACCCTGGTGGCGAAGGCGTTCACCGTGCACCAGGTGGAGAAGTTGCGGCCCGCCGTACGGGAACTGGCCCACGGGCTGCTGGACGCGATGGAGACCCAGGGGCAGCCCGCCGACCTCGTGGAGCACTACGCGCTGCCGATCCCGGTCGCGGTGATCTGCCGCATGCTCGGCGTACCGGAGGAGGACAGGCCCAAATTCCGGGTCTGGAGCGACGCCGCGCTGTCCACGAGTTCCCTGACGGCCGCGGAGTTCCAGCGTAGTCGCGAGGAACTGCAGGCCTACATGGGCCGGTTGATCGAGGAGCACCGGCGCCACCCCGAGGCGGACCTGATGACCGGACTGATCGAGGCCCGCGACACCGGGGACCGGCTCAGCGAGCAGGAACTGGTGGACCTCTGCGTCGGCATCCTCGTCGCGGGCCACGAGACCACCGCGACCCAGATCCCCAACTTCGTGCACGTCCTGCTCGACCACCCCGGCCAGCTGGAACTGCTGCGGCAGCGCCCCGGCCTGATCCGCGGAGCGGTCGAGGAGCTCCTGCGGTTCGTGCCGCTGGGCAGCGGCGCGAGCTTCCCGCGGTACGCGACCCAGGACGTGGAGGTCGGCGGCACGCTGGTCCGGGCCGGCGAACCCGTGCTCGTCGCGGTGGGCGCCGCCAACCGCGACGCCCTGAAGTTCGACGGAGCCGGCCGGCTGGACGTCACCAGGAGCGGTGTGCAGCACCTGGGCTTCGGACACGGGGTCCACCACTGCCTCGGTGCGCCGCTCGCCAGGCTGGAACTGCAGGAGGCACTGGAAGCCCTGCTCGTCCGCTTCCCCGGCCTGCATCTGGCAGGGGACGTGGCATGGAAGGACCAGATGCTCGTGCGGGGTCCCCGCGAGATGCCGGTGGGGTGGTGA
- the ppk2 gene encoding polyphosphate kinase 2, translating to MGKQLLDGLTVDTSRPEQPILLDEAGRPIKTWRENYPYDRKVRRKEYERDKRILQIEMLKLQRWTKDTGARIVVVCEGRDAAGKGGTIQRFTERLNPRGARIVALDKPTDRERGQWYFQRYVGRLPAPGELVFFDRSWYNRAGVERVMGFCTPPEYELFLRQAPVFEQMLVDDGILLVKFWFSVSRAEQRTRFAIRQVDPVRQWKLSPTDIDSLDRWDDYTTAKIDMFRATDTAHAPWTVVKSNDKRRARIEAMRSLLARIDYAAKDREAVGAPDPLIVGAAATLLEPGEEDTALSPTRLAPNTEGPGEHP from the coding sequence TTGGGAAAGCAACTACTGGACGGCCTGACCGTCGACACGAGCAGGCCGGAGCAGCCGATCCTGCTCGACGAGGCGGGCAGGCCGATCAAGACCTGGCGTGAGAACTATCCGTACGACCGCAAGGTGCGGCGCAAGGAGTACGAGCGGGACAAACGCATCCTGCAGATCGAGATGCTCAAGCTCCAGAGGTGGACGAAGGACACCGGCGCGCGGATCGTCGTCGTGTGCGAGGGACGGGACGCGGCCGGCAAGGGCGGCACCATCCAGCGCTTCACCGAGCGCCTCAATCCTCGCGGCGCCCGCATCGTGGCCCTGGACAAGCCGACGGACCGCGAGCGGGGCCAGTGGTACTTCCAGCGTTACGTCGGCCGTCTGCCGGCGCCGGGCGAGCTCGTCTTCTTCGACCGCTCCTGGTACAACCGGGCCGGCGTCGAACGCGTCATGGGGTTCTGCACGCCGCCCGAATACGAACTGTTCCTCCGGCAGGCGCCGGTGTTCGAGCAGATGCTCGTCGACGACGGCATCCTCCTGGTGAAGTTCTGGTTCTCCGTCTCCCGGGCCGAGCAGCGCACGCGCTTCGCCATCCGCCAGGTCGACCCGGTACGCCAGTGGAAACTCTCACCCACGGACATCGACTCCCTCGACCGCTGGGACGACTACACCACCGCGAAGATCGACATGTTCCGTGCCACCGACACCGCGCACGCGCCGTGGACCGTCGTCAAGAGCAACGACAAGCGCCGCGCCCGTATCGAGGCGATGCGCAGCCTCCTCGCCCGGATCGACTACGCGGCGAAGGACCGCGAGGCGGTCGGCGCGCCGGACCCACTGATCGTCGGGGCGGCGGCCACGCTGCTCGAACCGGGGGAGGAGGACACCGCGCTCTCACCGACCCGCCTCGCGCCGAACACCGAAGGCCCGGGCGAGCATCCCTAG